Proteins from a genomic interval of Stenotrophomonas maltophilia:
- a CDS encoding GspH/FimT family pseudopilin encodes MSLRRQNGFTLVELMITLVILVILASISYPSFRTAMRSNRLTTTNNEVIGLLSLARSEAIRNRHGGGVCGSSNGTSCDGEWSKGMLAWGDADGDGSISGSESVLRFSKGSSSLAVEAPSPTVITFDSQGRRRASADQIVSLVPQGCKAGDPMRTLTVLFSGQVRSTAGTCK; translated from the coding sequence ATGTCTTTGCGCCGGCAAAACGGCTTCACGCTGGTCGAGTTGATGATCACGCTGGTCATCCTGGTCATTCTGGCCAGCATCTCCTATCCCAGCTTCCGCACCGCGATGCGCTCCAATCGCCTGACCACCACCAACAACGAGGTGATCGGTCTGCTGTCGCTCGCCCGCAGCGAGGCCATCCGCAACCGCCACGGTGGCGGGGTCTGCGGCAGCAGCAACGGAACGTCCTGCGACGGCGAGTGGAGCAAGGGCATGCTGGCCTGGGGCGATGCCGATGGCGATGGCTCCATCAGTGGCAGCGAAAGCGTGCTGCGCTTCTCCAAGGGCAGCAGCAGCCTGGCGGTCGAGGCTCCCAGCCCAACCGTCATCACCTTCGATTCCCAGGGGCGCCGCCGCGCGTCCGCCGACCAGATCGTGAGCCTGGTGCCGCAAGGCTGCAAGGCGGGTGACCCCATGCGGACCCTGACCGTCCTGTTCTCGGGCCAGGTCCGCTCCACCGCAGGAACCTGCAAATGA
- a CDS encoding PilW family protein, with amino-acid sequence MKRAPSAASHAAGLSLVELLISLVIGLVLMLGVTQIFMASRAASQLSEGVARTQENARFALEFLERDIRMAGHMGCVNDQAHLVRAQDSVKVNIAGVKSGDGSPMDFSVPIQGYEAQGTAPGNKLTLGASWGAAGSTPSAITNLKPKPLGGSDIIVMRYLAPEGSPVLSIGSGTSPDITIASDAAARLSAGAVTTPSAFAVADCSKVDVFAGKIAGSTITASKADLSAYSANNAVTMVYRVESMAYYVATNTAGEPALYRARGAGDNTFATGEELVEGIESLQFLYGQDTETAISSAAPPTGVIAFQKTASGVSTGTDAAAVAAWRRVGMVQFGLLVRSPQRAAAEQANTAVAQLGVLGVGFNPPTTYDDRYRASYEVSVALRNRLFGN; translated from the coding sequence ATGAAGCGCGCGCCTTCCGCTGCCAGCCATGCGGCTGGCCTCTCGCTGGTTGAACTGCTGATCTCGCTGGTCATCGGCCTGGTGCTGATGCTGGGCGTGACCCAGATCTTCATGGCTTCGCGGGCGGCCTCGCAGCTGTCCGAAGGTGTCGCGCGCACCCAGGAAAACGCTCGATTCGCACTGGAGTTCCTCGAGCGCGACATCCGGATGGCCGGGCACATGGGCTGCGTGAACGACCAGGCGCATCTGGTGCGTGCCCAGGACAGTGTCAAGGTCAACATTGCCGGCGTGAAGTCGGGTGATGGCAGCCCGATGGACTTCTCGGTGCCGATCCAGGGTTACGAGGCGCAGGGTACCGCGCCTGGCAACAAGCTGACCCTCGGCGCGAGCTGGGGGGCGGCCGGCAGCACGCCGTCGGCGATCACCAATCTGAAGCCCAAACCGCTTGGTGGCAGTGACATCATCGTGATGCGCTACCTGGCGCCGGAAGGCTCGCCGGTGCTGTCCATCGGTTCCGGTACTTCGCCGGACATCACGATCGCCAGTGACGCGGCGGCCCGCCTGTCGGCCGGTGCCGTCACCACGCCCTCGGCGTTTGCCGTGGCCGATTGCAGCAAGGTGGACGTGTTCGCCGGAAAAATCGCCGGCAGCACGATCACGGCCAGCAAAGCCGATCTCTCGGCGTATTCGGCCAACAACGCGGTGACCATGGTCTATCGGGTGGAATCGATGGCGTACTACGTGGCCACCAATACCGCCGGCGAGCCCGCGCTGTACCGCGCGCGTGGCGCTGGCGACAACACCTTCGCCACCGGTGAGGAGCTGGTGGAAGGCATCGAGAGCCTGCAGTTCCTCTATGGCCAGGATACCGAGACGGCGATCAGCAGCGCCGCGCCGCCGACCGGGGTAATCGCCTTCCAGAAGACTGCCAGCGGGGTCAGCACCGGTACCGATGCCGCCGCTGTCGCTGCGTGGCGGCGGGTTGGCATGGTGCAGTTCGGGCTGCTGGTGCGCAGCCCGCAGCGGGCCGCTGCGGAGCAGGCCAATACGGCGGTGGCCCAGCTGGGTGTGCTTGGCGTTGGCTTCAATCCGCCCACGACCTACGACGATCGCTACCGTGCCTCCTACGAGGTGTCCGTGGCGCTGCGCAACCGACTGTTCGGGAACTGA
- the ppnN gene encoding nucleotide 5'-monophosphate nucleosidase PpnN, translated as MTTNEKSARALPVQDARIYPRGGLDVLSRAEVARLRDASAGGMHELLRRCALAVLTSGSASDDPRAARDLYPDFDIQVAQQDRGVRIDLVNAPAMAFVDGEIIRGVAELLFAVVRDLAYMAIEMGPAYAAELESSEGITNAVFGLLRNARILNPGDPNLVVCWGGHSISRDEYLYTKQVGYELGLRGLDICTGCGPGAMKGPMKGATIAHAKQRRTVTRYIGLTEPGIIAAESPNPIVNHLVIMPDIEKRLEAFVRIGHGIIVFAGGVGTAEEILYLLGILLREENKDLPFPLILTGPTVAAPYFEQIDRFIRLTLGDEAAERYEIIIGDPVAVAKKMANGIKRVREHRLAQKDSFFFNWSIEIPWEYQQPFVPTHEAMAALDLHHGRAPHALAADLRRAFSGIVAGNVKEDGMRRIEQFGPFQIHGDPDMMQALDGLLRAFVEQRRMKISGEYQPCYQVLA; from the coding sequence ATGACCACGAACGAAAAATCAGCCCGCGCACTGCCGGTGCAGGACGCGCGGATCTACCCGCGCGGTGGGCTGGATGTGCTGTCGCGGGCCGAAGTGGCCCGCCTGCGCGATGCGTCTGCCGGCGGCATGCACGAGCTGCTGCGCCGCTGTGCGCTGGCCGTGCTGACCAGTGGCAGCGCCTCTGACGATCCGCGCGCGGCGCGCGATCTGTATCCCGATTTCGACATCCAGGTGGCGCAGCAGGATCGCGGCGTGCGCATCGACCTGGTCAACGCGCCGGCGATGGCCTTCGTCGATGGCGAGATCATCCGCGGCGTCGCCGAACTGCTGTTCGCGGTGGTGCGTGACCTGGCCTACATGGCCATCGAGATGGGCCCGGCCTACGCGGCCGAACTGGAGTCGTCCGAAGGCATCACCAATGCCGTGTTCGGCCTGCTGCGCAATGCGCGCATCCTCAATCCGGGCGACCCGAACCTGGTGGTCTGCTGGGGCGGCCACTCGATTTCGCGCGACGAGTATCTGTACACCAAGCAGGTGGGCTATGAGCTGGGCCTGCGTGGTCTGGACATCTGCACCGGCTGCGGCCCGGGTGCGATGAAGGGCCCGATGAAGGGGGCCACCATCGCCCATGCCAAGCAGCGCAGGACGGTCACCCGTTACATCGGCCTGACCGAGCCGGGCATCATCGCCGCCGAGTCGCCGAACCCGATCGTCAACCACCTGGTGATCATGCCGGACATCGAGAAGCGCCTTGAGGCCTTCGTCCGCATCGGCCACGGCATCATCGTGTTCGCCGGTGGCGTCGGTACCGCCGAGGAAATCCTGTACCTGCTCGGCATCCTGCTGCGCGAGGAAAACAAGGACCTGCCGTTCCCGCTGATCCTGACCGGCCCGACGGTGGCGGCGCCGTACTTCGAGCAGATCGACCGCTTCATCCGCCTGACCCTGGGTGATGAAGCCGCCGAGCGCTACGAGATCATCATCGGCGACCCGGTTGCGGTGGCGAAGAAGATGGCCAATGGCATCAAGCGCGTGCGCGAGCACCGCCTGGCGCAGAAGGACTCGTTCTTCTTCAACTGGTCGATCGAGATTCCGTGGGAGTACCAGCAGCCGTTCGTGCCGACCCACGAAGCAATGGCCGCGCTGGACCTGCACCACGGGCGTGCGCCGCATGCGCTGGCGGCGGACCTGCGCCGCGCGTTCTCGGGCATCGTCGCCGGCAATGTGAAGGAAGACGGCATGCGTCGCATCGAGCAGTTCGGGCCGTTCCAGATCCATGGCGACCCGGACATGATGCAGGCCCTGGACGGGCTGCTGCGTGCCTTCGTCGAGCAGCGCCGGATGAAGATCTCCGGCGAGTACCAGCCCTGCTACCAGGTGCTGGCCTGA
- the pilV gene encoding type IV pilus modification protein PilV encodes MKRHRSGMGGPARSRGFSLIEVLIALLVLAFGLLGFALLQTMNVRFVQSASQRTQATSLAYDLIELMRVQRSETLNGGEYTKASFTAGSVTAPAGPCTWPNSANVTASKANVARWQCQVVKVLGGKASANVTVNDGLVTVGIGWGDERWNAANPDSITTFTLVTRL; translated from the coding sequence ATGAAACGTCATCGTTCCGGCATGGGCGGGCCTGCCCGCAGTCGTGGCTTCAGCCTGATCGAGGTGCTGATCGCGCTGCTGGTGCTGGCGTTCGGCCTGCTTGGCTTTGCGCTGCTGCAGACCATGAACGTGCGGTTCGTGCAGAGCGCCAGCCAGCGCACCCAGGCCACCAGCCTGGCCTACGACCTGATCGAGCTGATGCGCGTGCAGCGCAGCGAAACCCTCAACGGTGGCGAATACACCAAGGCCTCGTTCACCGCCGGCTCGGTCACCGCACCTGCCGGCCCCTGCACCTGGCCCAACAGTGCCAACGTCACAGCCTCCAAGGCGAACGTGGCGCGCTGGCAATGCCAGGTCGTCAAGGTGCTGGGAGGCAAGGCCAGCGCCAACGTGACCGTCAACGATGGTCTGGTCACGGTGGGCATCGGCTGGGGAGACGAGCGATGGAACGCAGCCAATCCCGACAGCATCACCACGTTCACCCTGGTTACCCGTCTATGA
- a CDS encoding pilus assembly PilX family protein has translation MKPSVSRRFQGRAQQRGAVLYVALMLLILLSLIGVVGMQVASMQERMSSNYRAANVAFQASERAVRDAERSIEEIDNNTGDGGALKADAIKRICDDGFDPTRWVGEQKLSAAPVVSVRRIDACIQGESTLGMGTPESEEPTRVYQITAFGSDRDAATSNEGTSSAAVDTVFKL, from the coding sequence ATGAAGCCCTCCGTCTCCCGTCGATTCCAGGGGCGCGCGCAGCAGCGCGGCGCGGTGCTGTACGTGGCCCTGATGCTGTTGATCCTGCTGTCGCTGATCGGCGTGGTCGGCATGCAGGTGGCCAGCATGCAGGAGCGCATGTCCTCCAACTACCGGGCCGCCAACGTGGCGTTCCAGGCCAGCGAACGAGCGGTACGTGATGCCGAGCGGTCGATCGAGGAGATTGACAACAATACCGGCGATGGCGGCGCGTTGAAGGCTGACGCCATCAAGCGCATCTGCGACGACGGCTTCGATCCCACCCGCTGGGTGGGTGAGCAGAAGCTGTCGGCGGCGCCGGTGGTCAGCGTGCGCCGCATCGACGCCTGCATCCAGGGCGAATCGACGCTGGGCATGGGCACGCCGGAAAGCGAAGAGCCCACCCGCGTCTACCAGATCACCGCGTTCGGCTCCGATCGCGATGCCGCCACCAGCAACGAGGGTACCTCCTCGGCGGCTGTCGACACTGTTTTCAAGCTTTGA